Proteins encoded in a region of the Equus asinus isolate D_3611 breed Donkey chromosome X, EquAss-T2T_v2, whole genome shotgun sequence genome:
- the TMSB4X gene encoding thymosin beta-4 isoform X2, giving the protein MHYGGRLGRSGHIAAPAAPCSAFGGGYFADPSPLSRAPRSASSATMSDKPDMAEIEKFDKSKLKKTETQEKNPLPSKETIEQEKQAGES; this is encoded by the exons ATGCATTATGGAGGAAGGCTTGGAAG GAGCGGCCATATAGCGGCGCCCGCCGCGCCCTGCTCGGCATTCGGCGGCGGCTACTTCGCGGATCCGTCTCCACTCTCTCGCGCACCTCGCTCCG CTTCCTCTGCAACCATGTCTGACAAACCCGATATGGCTGAGATTGAGAAATTCGATAAGTCCAAATTGAAGAAGACGGAAACGCAAGAGAAAAATCCACTGCCTTCAAAAGAAA CGATTGAACAGGAGAAGCAAGCAGGCGAATCGTAA